A genomic segment from Amycolatopsis camponoti encodes:
- the glp gene encoding molybdotransferase-like divisome protein Glp, translating to MTESLDAARPEVAGDETELRSVDAQISMTLEAAVRPQPVRVAISEAQGLLCAEEVVAEHALPGFDQAAIDGYAVRSVDVRTAGQEPVQLPVVGEIAAGSRQPRRLQPGQAVRVDTGAPLPTLADAVVPLGYTDGHQARVTVHRSVPSAGYVRRTGEDVQIGDVAVRRGDTIGSAQVGLLAAVGRAKVLVYPRPRVSIVSVGDELVDIDRTPSVGQVYDVNSYALAAAARDAGAEVSRVGIVPSEPKRLREIVEGRLLMSEIVVVAGGAGGATGDEVHAALSDLGRIDMTRVAMHPGSVQGFGRLGPDSVPTFLIPGNPMSALVVFEVLVRPLIRAARGTRNPHRRIVGARLLSPITSTEGRRGYLRGQLLRDEANGEYLVQPLGQSGAHLLASLAEANCLINVPEELTDVPAGEQVQVTFLAQRA from the coding sequence ATGACGGAATCCCTCGACGCGGCACGGCCGGAAGTGGCCGGGGACGAGACCGAGCTGCGCTCGGTCGACGCGCAGATCTCGATGACCTTGGAAGCCGCCGTCCGGCCCCAGCCGGTGCGCGTGGCGATCTCCGAGGCACAGGGGCTGCTCTGCGCCGAGGAGGTCGTCGCCGAGCACGCGCTGCCCGGGTTCGACCAGGCCGCGATCGACGGCTACGCGGTGCGCAGCGTCGACGTGCGCACCGCCGGGCAGGAGCCGGTGCAGCTGCCGGTCGTCGGCGAGATCGCGGCGGGCTCGCGCCAGCCGCGGCGCCTGCAGCCCGGCCAGGCCGTGCGCGTCGACACCGGTGCGCCCCTGCCGACGCTGGCCGACGCGGTCGTGCCGCTCGGCTACACCGACGGGCACCAGGCCCGGGTCACCGTGCACCGGTCGGTGCCGTCGGCGGGGTACGTGCGCCGGACCGGCGAGGACGTCCAGATCGGTGACGTCGCGGTGCGCCGCGGCGACACGATCGGTTCGGCGCAGGTCGGCCTGCTGGCCGCGGTCGGCCGGGCCAAGGTCCTCGTCTACCCGCGGCCGCGCGTGTCGATCGTCTCGGTCGGCGACGAGCTGGTCGACATCGACCGGACGCCGTCGGTCGGGCAGGTCTACGACGTCAACTCGTACGCGCTCGCCGCTGCCGCCCGGGACGCGGGCGCCGAGGTCAGCCGGGTCGGCATCGTGCCGAGCGAGCCGAAGCGGCTGCGGGAGATCGTCGAGGGCCGGCTGCTGATGTCGGAGATCGTCGTGGTCGCGGGTGGCGCCGGGGGCGCCACCGGTGACGAGGTCCACGCGGCGCTCTCGGACCTGGGCCGGATCGACATGACCCGGGTCGCGATGCACCCGGGCTCGGTGCAGGGGTTCGGCAGGCTCGGCCCCGACTCGGTGCCGACGTTCCTCATCCCCGGCAACCCGATGAGTGCGCTGGTCGTGTTCGAGGTGCTGGTCAGGCCGCTGATCCGGGCGGCACGCGGGACGCGCAACCCGCACCGGCGGATCGTCGGGGCGCGGCTGCTGTCGCCGATCACGTCGACCGAGGGCCGGCGCGGCTACCTCCGCGGCCAGCTCCTGCGCGACGAGGCCAACGGCGAGTACCTCGTCCAGCCGCTCGGGCAGTCGGGGGCGCACCTGCTCGCGTCGCTGGCCGAGGCGAACTGCCTGATCAACGTGCCGGAGGAGCTGACCGACGTCCCCGCGGGCGAGCAGGTCCAGGTCACCTTCCTGGCGCAACGGGCCTGA
- a CDS encoding GNAT family N-acetyltransferase gives MNAVSGVSYPVESRHPGWPARLGPLRVPAGEVAIRPVRLRDAGEWSRIRLRDRAHLEMWEPTGVGPWPERNAFWSWPSQWAALRSLARRGQCLPFTITLDGRLAGQITVGNVIRASLRSAWIGYWVSSDVVRGGVATAAVALVTDHAFGPAGLHRLEATVRPENGASLRVLTKAGYRQEGLFERYLDVAGAWRDHYCFAVTREETGAGLVSRLVAAGRADYA, from the coding sequence ATGAACGCCGTGTCGGGGGTGTCCTACCCGGTCGAAAGCCGGCACCCGGGCTGGCCGGCCCGGCTCGGCCCGCTGCGGGTGCCCGCCGGGGAGGTCGCGATCCGGCCGGTGCGGCTGCGCGATGCCGGCGAGTGGAGCCGGATCCGGCTCCGGGACCGGGCGCACCTCGAGATGTGGGAGCCGACCGGCGTCGGGCCGTGGCCCGAACGCAACGCTTTCTGGTCGTGGCCGTCGCAGTGGGCGGCGTTGCGCTCGCTCGCGCGGCGTGGCCAGTGCCTGCCGTTCACGATCACCCTGGACGGCCGTCTCGCGGGGCAGATCACCGTCGGTAACGTCATCCGGGCGTCGCTGCGGTCCGCCTGGATCGGCTACTGGGTGTCGTCCGACGTGGTCCGCGGCGGGGTCGCGACGGCCGCCGTCGCCCTGGTCACCGACCACGCCTTCGGCCCGGCCGGGCTGCACCGGCTGGAGGCCACCGTGCGCCCGGAAAACGGCGCCAGCCTGCGGGTTCTCACCAAGGCGGGCTACCGGCAGGAAGGCCTGTTCGAGCGCTACCTCGACGTCGCGGGCGCCTGGCGGGACCACTACTGCTTCGCCGTCACGCGCGAGGAGACCGGGGCCGGGCTGGTGTCGCGGCTGGTCGCGGCGGGACGCGCCGACTACGCCT